DNA sequence from the Arthrobacter crystallopoietes genome:
CTGGCGGCGCAGCTCGCGCACCAGGTTGGCCAGCGTATTGCGCTCGTCGGAGCTCAGATCGGAGACGAAATCGCGCTCGAGCACCTCCCGGACAGCCTGGCGGAAGCGGGCCTGCTGCTGCGGGTTGTTCAGGAACTCCGTGAAGCCGCGGAAAGTCTCGCCCTCGGCGGTGCTGCGCAGCTGGCGGTCGCCTTCGAGAACCTGGCCCACGGCGACGCCCTTGGCCACGCTGGACTCCATGATTTCCTGCCGGATGGTGTGCAGCATAGCCTCCACGCCGTCGCGCATCCGTTTGAAGTCCGCCGGCAGGCTGGAGGCCAGGTCGAGGATGCTCCGGGCCGCGGCAACGGAGGTTTCATGCGGGAGGACCGCGGGCTCCTGGCCGGTCTCCAGCGCCTGGATCTGCGCCTGCCGTTCGGCGATTTCCGCCTCGAGCTGGCTGATTCTGGCGGCCGGATCCGGATCCGACTCATGGGCGAGCGATTCAATGCTGTTCAGCAGGGCGCTCAGCCGGGAGCTGTTGAGGTTGGTCCGCTCCTGGGTGAAACCGTCGATGAAGTTCAGCACCCGCTGGGTCTGCGCGGTGGGCTCGTAGACGAACTGGCCGTCCACCATCGGCCGGGCCAAAAACTGGTTGCGCACCCAGGAATCGGCATAGTTGGCCGCCTGCCACTGCTCATTCAGATTCAGGTTCTCGTGCCGGAGTTCCTTCAGGAAAGCAGCCAGCGCGGCGTGGAATTCCTCAAGCGCAATCCGAGGTCGGTTCGGCGTGAACTCGGCCCGGAAGAAGGCGATGGTCCACGGTGCCGCGGAGAGCAGCTTCCAGGCAGGGCTGAGCCTGAAGTCCTTCTGGGTGTGCCAGTTGGAGACAGCTTGTTCAGTGGAGCGCATCAAGAACTTTCTGCCAGTGCCTGGCTGCGAAGGGGACCCATTGATCTTAAGGGATGCAGCTCCGGGTGGCAGAATTGTCCCATGGCCAAGCTGATCTACTCCGGCATCACCTCGTTGGACGGCTACATTGCGGATGCGGAGGGCAAGTTCGACTGGGGCATGCCGGACGAGGAGGTCCACGCCTTTGTGAACGACCTGGCGCGCCCGGTGGGCACCTACCTCTTCGGGCGCCGGATGTATGAGGTGATGGCGGTGTGGGAGGACCTGGCGGATGATCCGGACCTGCCGCCCGTAGAGCAGGACTATGCCCGGATCTGGCAGAACGCGGACAAGATTGTCTACTCCACCACCTTGGATACGGCACCGTCGGCACGGACCCGGATCGAGCGCAGCTTCGACCCCGAGGAGGTCCGGCGGATAAAGGCATCGGCTGAGCGGGACCTGGCGATCGACGGTGCCGAACTTGCCGCGCACGCGCTGCGGGCCGGGCTGGTCGATGAGTGCCACCTGTTGGTCTCGCCCGTGATGGTGGGCGGCGGCAAACGGTTCCTGCCCGACGGCGTCCGGATGCGGCTCGAACTGCTGGAGGAACGCCGTTTCGGCAACGGCGTGGTGTTCCTGCGCTACCACACCGTGCGCGGGACGGTCACCGGGAACTAAGGGGCGGTCACCGGGAGCTGATGGACTCGAACTTCCGGATGGCCAGCGGCACGAAGACCAGCAGCATCACCGCGATGCCGATGAACACGGTGACGAACGGGTGCTGCAGCGTCCATGCGGTGGGTTCGGGGAACTCCGCGTAGGTGTTGCCGAACAGCTGGCGGGCGGAGGCCACCAGTGCGGAGACCGGGTTCCACTCGGCGATGATGCGCAGGATGTCCGGCATGGTGTGGATGGGCACGAAGGCGTTGGAGATGAACGTCAGCGGGAACAGGATCATGAACGAGGCATTGTTGATGATTTCCGGGCTGCGGACGCTCATGCCCAGCAGCGCCATGACCCAGCTGAAGGAATACGAGAACAGCAACAGTATGGCGACGCCGCCGATGAAACCCCAGAACGACGTCGTTACCCGCCAGCCGACCGCCCAACCGGTTGCCATCATGATGAGCATGGAAATGGAGTTGATGGCCAGGTCTCCGTTGGTGCGGCCCACCAAGACCGCGGCCGGGCTCATGGGCAGGGTGCGGAAACGGTCGATGATCCCGTCCTTGAGGTCCTGCGCCATCGCCGCGCC
Encoded proteins:
- a CDS encoding DUF3375 domain-containing protein — protein: MRSTEQAVSNWHTQKDFRLSPAWKLLSAAPWTIAFFRAEFTPNRPRIALEEFHAALAAFLKELRHENLNLNEQWQAANYADSWVRNQFLARPMVDGQFVYEPTAQTQRVLNFIDGFTQERTNLNSSRLSALLNSIESLAHESDPDPAARISQLEAEIAERQAQIQALETGQEPAVLPHETSVAAARSILDLASSLPADFKRMRDGVEAMLHTIRQEIMESSVAKGVAVGQVLEGDRQLRSTAEGETFRGFTEFLNNPQQQARFRQAVREVLERDFVSDLSSDERNTLANLVRELRRQASEVHAIYGRLSESLHTYVQSDEFRESMLLRKAIRSAELAVAHSPDLKTRTPAVPVNLYLPEFETLAGIGIFNPEDHVPPPRLAEPPALSDADIHRTPNTPKADAGAIRQAISAATAAAKDGKATLGAAFGLLPPEHRHINSIRGLVLTARHTDQDVGDRFEVLTYKQIDGVERTAYLPLVTFTKDSTGLKDESK
- a CDS encoding dihydrofolate reductase family protein, whose product is MAKLIYSGITSLDGYIADAEGKFDWGMPDEEVHAFVNDLARPVGTYLFGRRMYEVMAVWEDLADDPDLPPVEQDYARIWQNADKIVYSTTLDTAPSARTRIERSFDPEEVRRIKASAERDLAIDGAELAAHALRAGLVDECHLLVSPVMVGGGKRFLPDGVRMRLELLEERRFGNGVVFLRYHTVRGTVTGN
- a CDS encoding ABC transporter permease, giving the protein MTALTRPDSAPALASTGSSFGQFLSDGWIATRRNLVKIKRVPEILVFTILQPIMFVLLFSQVYGGAMAIDNYTLFLMAGIFAQTVIFGSTFSGAAMAQDLKDGIIDRFRTLPMSPAAVLVGRTNGDLAINSISMLIMMATGWAVGWRVTTSFWGFIGGVAILLLFSYSFSWVMALLGMSVRSPEIINNASFMILFPLTFISNAFVPIHTMPDILRIIAEWNPVSALVASARQLFGNTYAEFPEPTAWTLQHPFVTVFIGIAVMLLVFVPLAIRKFESISSR